The following proteins are encoded in a genomic region of Notolabrus celidotus isolate fNotCel1 chromosome 19, fNotCel1.pri, whole genome shotgun sequence:
- the ankrd34ba gene encoding ankyrin repeat domain-containing protein 34B has translation MEGEGSNPGLAMDSGNPLLRAVFLRRLRLTRLLLEGGAYINESDSQGQTPLMVACKTQHTDAQSASRVKLVQFLLEKGADPNIQDKAGLSALMHACREQVGSEVVSLLLGSGADIGLEDHSGTSALVHAVMTGDWKVLKLLLDTCKAKGKEVIIITTDQFPCGELKAKQYLSMPSLDPDDHTGKATSAAPASPSDIQLITSPKCSSTSLHPPQSVFSFKEPKSFGVSSHPCSPSRFQRVGQAVPNGLQQPLLRLNSEPWLKIPASLLAHQHHQDLNPSEDLSFRIPKLDEEGSTSSLSHSFNWYEERLEKEKGVQGDGKNGCAKHVGQKVSLPGLLSSHSASHPNLHSGNLGTEPIRSSSSFSGGRNIGSQQLHNLASSSLYSIIQRRKLGADIYSSDPQLAIDIQRVPEESQQRAKDLIDAKRLAPLRCSSTLGSRESLSASGRKLLSGFERRGSGAYLLDQNSQARPRSLPPLTLNSTSSPLINVYNLNSGGGGAYCEKESALKGFLPSAPPGHPKELTRRMLLRRHSIQTEQFKTTA, from the coding sequence atggagggagaaggCAGTAACCCGGGCCTAGCCATGGACTCAGGCAACCCCTTACTGAGAGCGGTATTCCTCCGGCGCCTGCGACTCACGCGACTGCTCCTGGAAGGAGGAGCGTACATCAACGAGAGCGACAGCCAAGGCCAGACACCTCTGATGGTGGCCTGCAAGACCCAGCACACCGACGCCCAGAGCGCCAGCCGGGTCAAGCTGGTACAGTTCCTTCTGGAGAAAGGAGCTGATCCAAACATCCAGGACAAGGCgggtctctctgctctgatgcATGCCTGCAGAGAGCAAGTCGGCTCTGAGGTCGTGTCTTTGCTTTTAGGTAGTGGAGCCGACATCGGCCTCGAGGATCACTCAGGGACGTCTGCGTTGGTTCACGCAGTCATGACTGGAGACTGGAAGgtgctgaagctgctgctggacACGTGCAAGGCCAAGGGGAAGGAGGTGATCATCATAACGACGGACCAATTCCCATGTGGGGAACTTAAAGCCAAGCAGTACCTCAGCATGCCTTCACTCGATCCTGATGATCACACAGGCAAAGCAACATCAGCAGCTCCCGCATCCCCCTCAGACATCCAGCTCATCACCTCCCCCAAGTGTTCCTCGACCTCCTTACACCCCCCACAGTCTGTCTTCTCCTTTAAAGAACCCAAGTCCTTTGGGGTTAGCTCCCATCCTTGTTCCCCTTCACGGTTTCAAAGGGTCGGCCAGGCGGTACCAAATGGACTGCAGCAGCCTCTTCTACGGTTGAACTCTGAGCCGTGGCTGAAAATCCCAGCCTCCCTGCTTGCCCATCAGCATCATCAAGACCTCAACCCGAGTGAGGACCTCTCTTTCAGGATTCCCAAACTGGATGAGGAAGGCAGCACCAGCTCGCTCAGTCATAGCTTTAACTGGTACGAAGAACGATTGGAAAAGGAGAAGGGGGTACAAGGAGACGGGAAGAACGGGTGTGCCAAACATGTCGGACAGAAGGTGTCTTTGCCAGGTCTCTTATCATCCCACTCCGCCTCCCACCCCAACCTCCACTCTGGAAACCTTGGAACAGAACCaatcagatcctcttcctccttctctggTGGCAGAAACATTGGCTCTCAACAACTCCACAACCTGGCCTCGTCTAGTCTTTACAGCATCATCCAGAGGCGCAAGCTTGGTGCGGACATCTACAGCTCCGATCCTCAGCTAGCAATAGACATCCAACGTGTTCCTGAAGAGTCCCAGCAGAGAGCCAAAGACCTTATAGATGCCAAGAGGCTGGCCCCCTTACGTTGCTCCAGCACACTCGGGTCCAGAGAGTCATTGTCGGCCTCAGGAAGGAAGCTGCTGTCGGGGTTTGAGCGCAGAGGGTCCGGAGCGTACCTGTTGGACCAGAACTCCCAAGCCAGGCCGAGATCTCTACCACCACTGACCCTCAACTCCACCAGCAGCCCCCTCATTAATGTGTATAATCTAAACTCCGGCGGTGGAGGAGCTTACTGtgagaaagagtctgctttaaAAGGCTTCCTCCCCTCGGCTCCTCCTGGACACCCCAAGGAGCTGACCCGGAGGATGCTGCTGAGGAGACACTCCATTCAGACTGAGCAGTTCAAAACCACAGCGTGA
- the oclna gene encoding occludin, with product MSSRPNGSPPPYESDGYNPPAQPAYSYYPDDEFQHFYRWTSPPGVLKIMGIIVIVMCVAIFACVASTLAWDSQGAMGGFGGGGYGGTYGGSYGGGGYGGGYGGGGYGGGSNYGSFGGGGYGAGNGYGYGGLGGNYNDPRKGKGFMIAMAAITFIAGLAIFIIIVSHQSLSQSRRFYLAVVIICAILALLMLIATIVYLVAVNPMAQSAGSAYGSQIAGLCAQYQQPQTTGVFVNQYLYHYCVVEPQEAIAIVFGFLVTLALIIMLVFALKTRQKIQSFGKSNILWKKVKVIDEMEPPQDVEAWVNNVSADPEPLPMSEYPEKLRSSRGYLDDESTNYDKPPYEYTPPPVAVEDLPLQNGAPYSSYSEPPSSAGRPKKRRAGRPRRADGQDYDTDYNSSGDELDDDDFDREYPPIANEQDRNDYKREFDRDHQEYKDLQAELDTLNKNLSDVDRELDDLQEGSPQYLDAMDEYTRIKNLKKSPDYRVKKRRCKYLKGKLNHIKKMVSDYDRRA from the exons ATGTCCTCCAGGCCAAACGGGAGTCCGCCTCCCTATGAGTCAGACGGATA TAACCCCCCCGCCCAGCCGGCCTACTCGTACTACCCCGATGACGAGTTCCAGCACTTCTACCGCTGGACGTCTCCGCCGGGCGTCCTCAAAATCATGGGCATCATCGTCATCGTGATGTGCGTGGCCATATTTGCCTGCGTTGCCTCCACTCTGGCGTGGGACAGTCAGGGAGCGATGGGTGGTTTTGGGGGTGGCGGGTACGGGGGAACGTACGGGGGCTCATATGGCGGCGGAGGTTACGGAGGTGGCTATGGAGGAGGAGGTTATGGCGGTGGCAGTAACTACGGCTCCTTTGGCGGCGGCGGATACGGCGCAGGAAACGGCTACGGCTACGGTGGACTCGGAGGAAACTACAACGACCCCCGGAAAGGCAAAGGGTTCATGATCGCCATGGCAGCCATCACCTTCATCGCAGGCTTggccatcttcatcatcatcgtgTCTCATCAGAGTCTATCACAGAGCAGGAGGTTCTACCTCGCCGTGGTCATCATCTGTGCCATCCTAGCGTTACTGATGCTAATAGCCACTATAGTCTACCTGGTAGCGGTGAACCCCATGGCTCAGTCTGCTGGATCCGCCTACGGGAGTCAGATCGCCGGTCTTTGTGCCCAGTACCAACAACCCCAGACTACAGGAGTGTTCGTGAACCAGTACCTGTACCACTACTGCGTCGTGGAGCCACAAGAG GCCATCGCGATAGTTTTCGGCTTCCTGGTCACCCTCGCTCTGATCATCATGCTCGTGTTCGCTCTGAAGACTCGCCAGAAGATCCAAAGCTTCGGAAAGAGCAACATCCTGTGGAAGAAAGTGAAGGTCATTGACGAGATGGAGCCGCCCCAAGATGTGGAGGCCTGG GTGAACAACGTGTCCGCTGACCCTGAACCCCTCCCGATGTCAGAATACCCCGAGAAGCTGAGGAGCTCCAGAGGTTACCTGGATGACGAGAGCACCAACTACGACAAACCCCCGTACGAGTACACTCCACC GCCTGTAGCTGTAGAGGATCTGCCTCTGCAGAACGGAGCTCCTTACAGCAGTTACTCCGAGCCCCCGAGCTCCGCCGGGAGGCCCAAGAAGAGGCGAGCGGGCCGGCCTCGCCGCGCTGACGGGCAGGACTACGACACGGACTACAACTCCTCAGGAGACGAGCTGGACGACGATGACTTCGACAG AGAGTATCCTCCGATAGCCAACGAGCAGGATCGTAATGACTACAAGCGGGAGTTCGACCGGGACCATCAGGAGTACAAAGACCTGCAGGCCGAGCTGGACACCCTCAACAAGAACCTGTCCGATGTGGACCGAGAGCTGGATGACCTGCAGGAGGGGAGCCCGCAGTACCTG gACGCGATGGACGAGTACACCAGGATAAAGAACCTGAAAAAG TCTCCAGATTACCGGGTGAAGAAGCGCAGGTGTAAATATCTGAAGGGCAAACTGAATCACATCAAGAAGATGGTGAGCGACTACGACCGCAGAGCCTGA